From the genome of Uranotaenia lowii strain MFRU-FL chromosome 1, ASM2978415v1, whole genome shotgun sequence, one region includes:
- the LOC129738624 gene encoding transcription initiation factor TFIID subunit 3 yields the protein MSEKYTHQLLKVVVAQVCQAIGWHSIQSTPMELMIDILDQYLKDITRTTHRYAELYNRTDPNLDDVALAYREMGTNLGELQEYLQFVDPIEKVFEVPKYPLPKETHLNFLKPGSKEVLSRPVHIPEHMPPMLVDADEEEQQAERRLRMMEQERIAGLLSEEMDPEVKEEIVGGSEVVVEKMEEIGAEEMAMMESSQQEEVVTFKRPPDVLSGGEGTADTKKGKGLNDEGRPTREISSVIMTTSGFISPAREGRLPEAKVPMILEEKPKPPPPPPPVPIIPALPISKMEEKFSKKLKKKPAEKEKKKDKKGDKKKVKEENDTASRPVTPGNTAPETGDSSIVDDIKPLPMALDPPPRAPSPLDVKPSEAMLPPAMASPMPIPPVKIPKPKKEKPPKKKKLSPAEKLKSPVAPPLLNSSPLMEQPMLNFASPTPMPQIPPPLLNQISPPKPPKPKKPRLTKKQQQLLQQQQQLQQQLPFMEQFQQQLQNNPLTATQILELFSPGKNPMSDLFPPSLFPPRQQISPQPIPPKFPDTAAQTQLDILQKLHPSLEITPAPGPSSSGKLQQQQQLLQQSPSPDKQKLNIFKKASKKDQQPMSAHGLPAPQPPIIVIDDDKSPPHQPQFPTTPTVKKRAPKKSSNQGFSFQDTFSSPNMDSFNLSMDHPMSSLAGTSFREFSPPKTPSNMPKTPDIKLHSSSSSSASWMSDSGKLPPGGLGAPEPPLFGAFPNFGMPHGMGKPEKKPRKPRAPKQPKEPAKGKKSKNAQLMEDLNLLQQLTQQQQQLQQQQQQQQFPPNSALDKKQLFDYSNLLKQSMPPGFLQNQVRNPMLGMFPLPSGPGLIPDNPLFPSFPGQPSFLPSFGMPRLPPQFDLGNLPRYTRPQKVPSTENLDNLDPETKLAHTPLDLQKSTCNVAPLVPPSLQIDQSPPSKKQKPSPQQPIKELPPQEHSLNLSTKSVITQNPQPSKSSAQTLNPTESFSKQPPLQSQSSLLTLPIPHQQQQQQNIPPQIPHQQHQLAQISPTVPPITSGETIVIGSDSDTNSQSTVTMAAMGIEPPNQGAGGSSKKDRSEKRSKNKEHKRDKKLRETRDGKIKKKKDKKDKNKSKDRDRERPKSSHSFNMDIPDAPLEPASTMSIPNTVAPNPFIGTGKPVDQAPAAPSASALLEDPSNLEQIRRKEKKEKKKEKLKKEKRKEKERAALEAANAGPFGLALLGAQSGDNSDGSSTSVPKLTLKLGGSAASPSPRSGTPDVQVIDPNAVSSGESIPGKREASPELARISALVTRPPKLKTPTSKGKAKDDETAKHPKAADHSSKTAGKLEFGAAETSTKPRPRGIQPLPDSIDLFSVNQTPPTVPSKVSTTSAGPSSSAGPAPLGGESSTPIAKKPPKEPKSSHKAHGGGGGSGGNGGSGTGSLIPAPLNSTPINVKDADGNVVWICPACGRVDDGTPMIGCDGCDAWYHWVCVGIQVPPDSKEDWYCRVCIAKKQESHGADEKQKKRKKKDKKNPKD from the exons ATGTCGGAAAAATACACGCATCAGCTGTTGAAAGTAGTGGTGGCCCAGGTGTGCCAGGCCATTGGGTGGCATTCGATTCAGTCAACGCCGATGGAGCTGATGATCGACATTCTGGACCAGTACCTGAAGGACATCACCCGGACGACGCATCGTTATGCGGAGCTGTACAACCGGACCGATCCGAATCTGGACGATGTGGCGCTGGCGTACCGAGAGATGGGCACCAATTTGGGGGAGCTGCAGGAGTATCTACAGTTTGTGGATCCTATCGAGAAGGTTTTCGAGGTCCCTAAGTATCCTTTGCCGAAGGAAACgcatttgaactttttgaagcCCGGCAGCAAGGAAGTGCTGAGTCGTCCGGTGCATATTCCGGAACATATGCCGCCGATGCTGGTAGATGCGGATGAAGAAGAACAGCAGGCGGAGCGTAGATTGCGGATGATGGAGCAGGAAAGGATAGCCGGATTGTTGAGCGAAGAAATGGACCCTGAAGTTAAGGAGGAAATCGTTGGAGGTTCGGAAGTGGTAGTCGAGAAGATGGAAGAAATCGGCGCTGAGGAAATGGCAATGATGGAATCTAGTCAACAGGAGGAAGTAGTTACGTTTAAGCGACCACCGGATGTGCTTTCGGGTGGAGAAGGAACAGCTGATACGAAAAAAGGGAAAGGTTTGAATGATGAGGGTAGACCTACGCGGGAGATAAGCTCCGTTATAATGACGACTTCGGGGTTTATTTCTCCGGCTCGAGAGGGCAGATTGCCGGAAGCAAAAGTTCCAATGATCTTGGAAGAAAAACCGAAGCCTCCTCCACCTCCGCCTCCCGTTCCGATTATTCCGGCTTTGCCGATTTCGAAGATGGAAGAAAAGTTCAGCAAAAAGCTCAAGAAAAAACCAGCGGAGAAGGAAAAGAAAAAGGATAAGAAAGGGGATAAAAAGAAAGTTAAAGAGGAGAATGATACGGCTAGCAGACCTGTGACTCCGGGGAATACAGCACCGGAAACAGGCGACTCGTCGATTGTAGATGATATCAAACCATTACCGATGGCACTTGATCCTCCTCCTAGAGCGCCGAGTCCTCTAGATGTAAAACCTTCGGAAGCAATGCTACCACCGGCAATGGCATCTCCCATGCCTATTCCACCGGTTAAAATTCCTAAACCCAAGAAGGAGAAACCTCCTAAAAAGAAGAAACTAAGTCCAGCGGAAAAGCTGAAATCTCCTGTTGCGCCACCTTTGCTGAACTCCAGCCCATTGATGGAACAACCTATGCTGAACTTTGCTAGTCCGACACCGATGCCGCAAATTCCGCCACCTTTGCTGAATCAGATTTCGCCTCCGAAGCCGCCGAAACCGAAAAAGCCCAGGCTTACTAAAAAACAGCAACAGCTTttacaacagcagcaacaacttCAACAACAGCTACCCTTTATGGAACAATTCCAGCAGCAGCTCCAGAATAACCCTCTCACAGCAACACAAATATTGGAGCTGTTCTCTCCCGGGAAAAATCCTATGTCAGACCTGTTCCCCCCGTCTCTTTTCCCCCCGAGACAACAGATTTCTCCGCAACCTATACCACCCAAATTTCCGGACACTGCTGCACAAACTCAGCTTGACATCCTCCAAAAGTTGCATCCAAGTTTAGAAATCACTCCAGCACCAGGTCCATCTTCAAGCGGAAAGctacaacagcagcagcaacttttGCAACAATCACCTTCGCCtgacaaacaaaaacttaacatttttaaGAAGGCTTCAAAGAAGGACCAACAACCAATGTCAGCCCATGGACTTCCCGCTCCACAACCCCCGATAATCGTGATCGACGACGATAAAAGTCCACCCCATCAGCCTCAATTCCCCACAACGCCCACGGTCAAGAAACGGGCACCGAAAAAGTCTAGCAACCAAGGATTCTCCTTCCAGGACACGTTTTCTTCACCGAACATGGACTCCTTTAACCTCAGTATGGATCATCCTATGAGTTCGCTAGCGGGCACTTCGTTCCGTGAATTTTCACCTCCGAAAACGCCGTCTAATATGCCCAAAACCCCGGACATCAAGCTGCACTCCAGTTCCAGTTCGTCGGCTTCCTGGATGAGCGATTCCGGAAAGCTCCCCCCGGGAGGTCTCGGCGCCCCGGAACCACCCCTTTTCGGAGCTTTCCCCAACTTTGGGATGCCACACGGGATGGGAAAACCGGAAAAGAAACCTCGAAAACCGCGGGCTCCAAAACAACCGAAAGAACCGGCCAAAGGAAAGAAGTCGAAAAACGCTCAACTCATGGAGGATTTGAACTTGCTGCAGCAACTgacccaacaacagcaacaacttcagcaacagcagcagcaacaacaatttCCACCGAATTCCGCCCTCGATAAGAAGCAGCTGTTCGATTACAGCAACCTGCTGAAGCAGTCTATGCCTCCAGGCTTCCTGCAAAATCAAGTGCGCAACCCAATGCTCGGAATGTTCCCGCTACCTTCTGGGCCAGGTCTGATTCCGGATAATCCGCTGTTCCCCTCATTCCCAGGGCAGCCCTCGTTCCTACCTTCCTTCGGAATGCCGCGACTTCCCCCACAGTTCGACCTAGGAAATCTCCCACGTTACACCCGACCTCAAAAAGTCCCATCAACCGAAAACCTCGACAACCTGGACCCGGAAACAAAATTGGCTCACACCCCGCTAGATCTCCagaagagcacctgcaacgtaGCCCCTCTAGTGCCCCCATCGCTACAGATCGATCAAAGTCCACCAAGCAAAAAGCAGAAGCCATCTCCTCAACAACCCATCAAAGAACTCCCCCCACAAGAGCATTCCCTCAATCTTTCCACAAAATCAGTTATCACCCAAAATCCTCAACCCTCGAAATCCTCTGCCCAAACCCTTAACCCGACGGAATCCTTCTCAAAACAACCACCCCTTCAATCGCAATCATCCCTGCTAACCCTTCCAATTccccatcaacaacaacaacaacaaaacatccCCCCACAAATCCCCCATCAACAGCACCAACTTGCACAAATCTCCCCCACGGTTCCTCCGATAACTTCTGGCGAAACCATCGTCATCGGATCCGACTCCGATACCAACAGCCAGTCAACCGTTACGATGGCAGCGATGGGAATCGAACCACCGAACCAGGGCGCCGGTGGCAGCTCGAAAAAAGACCGCTCCGAGAAGCGCAGCAAAAACAAGGAACACAAAAGGGACAAGAAGCTGCGCGAAACCCGGGACGGCAAGATCAAGAAGAAGAAGGACAAGAAGGACAAAAACAAGAGCAAGGATCGGGACCGAGAACGGCCCAA ATCGTCCCATTCTTTCAATATGGACATCCCAGATGCGCCTCTAGAACCAGCAAGCACGATGAGCATCCCGAATACCGTAGCCCCCAATCCATTCATCGGCACAGGCAAACCAGTGGACCAAGCTCCTGCTGCACCTTCGGCTTCGGCCCTGCTAGAAGATCCGTCCAATCTGGAGCAAATCCGTCGCAaggaaaagaaagagaaaaagaaggaaaaactaAAGAAAGAGAAGCGCAAGGAAAAGGAACGTGCTGCCCTGGAGGCGGCCAATGCCGGCCCTTTCGGTCTGGCTCTGTTAGGCGCCCAATCGGGCGATAACAGTGACGGTTCGAGTACATCCGTTCCTAAACTAACACTGAAATTAGGTGGTTCGGCAGCTTCTCCCTCACCACGATCCGGTACCCCTGATGTGCAGGTTATCGATCCGAATGCAGTAAGCTCAGGTGAATCCATCCCTGGCAAACGTGAAGCTTCTCCGGAACTAGCACGCATATCAGCTCTGGTAACAAGGCCACCTAAACTGAAAACTCCGACCAGCAAAGGGAAGGCGAAGGACGACGAGACGGCAAAACATCCCAAGGCAGCTGATCATTCGAGCAAAACGGCCGGAAAGTTGGAGTTTGGTGCCGCCGAAACATCCACCAAACCACGGCCACGTGGTATTCAACCGCTACCGGACTCGATCGATCTATTCTCCGTAAACCAAACACCGCCAACGGTCCCATCCAAAGTCTCCACCACTTCGGCTGGTCCCTCGTCATCGGCTGGCCCGGCACCTTTAGGTGGTGAATCATCGACCCCCATCGCTAAAAAACCACCGAAGGAACCCAAATCTTCACACAAAGCTCATGGCGGCGGCGGCGGCTCCGGTGGAAATGGTGGTTCCGGGACAGGATCGCTAATCCCGGCCCCATTAAACAGTACCCCGATCAACGTTAAGGACGCGGACGGTAACGTGGTGTGGATATGCCCGGCCTGTGGTCGAGTTGACGATGGAACACCGATGATCGGGTGCGATGGGTGCGACGCCTGGTACCATTGGGTTTGCGTTGGCATTCAGGTGCCCCCAGATTCGAAAGAAGACTGGTACTGTCGGGTGTGTATCGCCAAGAAGCAGGAATCGCACGGTGCCGACGAGAAGCAGAAGAAACGCAAGAAGAAGGACAAGAAAAATCCTAAGGACTGA
- the LOC129739180 gene encoding TAR DNA-binding protein 43-like isoform X1 yields MDGEHATDSIPGGVLVVEEEGEEAVELPLEDDGTLSLSTLQAQFYGACGLKYRNPENKAIRGVRLNDNKFHPFSPDAGWGHHIYICVFPKENKRKSDDKLENSTPKTKRIENRNRTTTDLIVLGLPWKTTEEGLREYFDAFGDLLVVQIKKDPKTGQSKGYGFIRFAKFESQMKALSKRHLIDGRWCDVKVPSSKDQMQHQMPSKIFLGRVTEDMTADDIREYFSKYGEVTDVFIPKPFRAFAFVTFIDPHVAQSLCGEDHLIKGASVYVSTASPRPEHNRNQQKNQMGGGNFSNYDERGRGGGSSGSDYGGPQSHSGMNNYHHGGGGGGYNNLPQNQPIWNYSEYSQQNRQNNSNIDSMPNLQALGLNSSGPGPNGGGQGNAGLHGGHHGSGIGGGNHLSGGGAAGGAGGGGGSGAPGVIGNHGPAGGNMNLNQMPINPAIIAAALSQWSLIGNQMHNNPQGSGGPGGPGAPGQGGNAAGPGNPAGPGSGGPGAGQEYLPWNGSGKYRHQNRRNRECNFEAPHQQQQLKKPRFFDRSNVQQY; encoded by the exons ATGGATGGCGAGCATGCAACCGATTCCATCCCCGGCGGAGTGCTGGTGGTCGAGGAGGAAGGAGAGGAAGCGGTCGAGCTGCCACTAGAGGACGATGGCACTCTGTCGCTGTCGACGCTGCAGGCCCAGTTCTACGGGGCCTGCGGGCTCAAGTACCGCAATCCGGAGAACAAAGCCATCCGGGGGGTGCGGCTGAACGATAACAAGTTTCACCCTTTCTCGCCGGATGCAGGCTGGGGACATCACATTTATATTTGCGTTTTCCCCAAGGAAAACAAGCGCAAGAGCGACGACAAGCTGGAAAATTCGACGCCCAAGACCAAGAGGATTGAGAATAGGAATAGGACCACAACGGATTTGATTGTACTTGGATTGCCAtggaagacgaccgaagagggATTAAGAGAATATTTTGACGCATTTGGAGATCTATTGGTGGTGCAGATAAAGAAAGACCCGAAGACGGGACAATCCAAGGGGTATGGTTTCATTCGTTTCGCCAAATTTGAGTCGCAGATGAAGGCTTTGTCTAAGCGTCATTTGATTGATGGACGTTGGTGCGATGTGAAGGTTCCGAGCAGCAAGGATCAGATGCAGCACCAGATGCCGAGTAAGATATTTTTGGGTCGAGTAACGGAAGACATGACGGCGGATGATATCCGTGAATACTTTAGCAAGTATGGTGAGGTCACAGATGTGTTTATTCCGAAACCATTCCGAGCATTTGCGTTCGTAACATTTATTGATCCGCATGTGGCGCAAAGCTTGTGTGGAGAAGATCACCTGATAAAGGGGGCTTCGGTGTACGTTTCGACGGCATCACCTCGGCCGGAACACAATCGGAACCAGCAGAAGAATCAGATGGGTGGAGGAAACTTCTCGAACTACGATGAACGAGGACGAGGTGGCGGTTCCTCGGGATCGGATTATGGTGGTCCCCAGTCGCATTCGGGCATGAATAATTACCATCACGGTGGAGGTGGTGGAGGGTATAACAATCTTCCCCAGAACCAGCCAATTTGGAATTACAGTGAATACTCGCAACAAAATCGACAGAACAACAGCAACATAGATAGTATGCCGAATTTGCAGGCTTTGGGTTTGAACTCGAGCGGTCCTGGTCCTAATGGTGGAGGCCAAGGAAATGCAGGCCTTCACGGGGGTCATCATGGTAGCGGCATCGGTGGTGGCAACCATCTGAGTGGTGGTGGCGCTGCTGGAGGAGCAGGTGGTGGAGGTGGAAGTGGTGCCCCAGGGGTCATCGGAAATCATGGCCCAGCGGGTGGGAACATGAACCTGAACCAGATGCCGATCAATCCGGCTATCATCGCAGCGGCTCTGAGCCAGTGGAGTCTGATCGGTAATCAGATGCACAATAACCCACAGGGATCGGGTGGGCCAGGCGGTCCGGGAGCTCCCGGTCAAGGTGGCAACGCCGCTGGTCCAGGCAATCCCGCGGGTCCTGGCTCGGGTGGTCCTGGAGCCGGACAGGAGTATTTGCCGTGGAACGGGTCAG GCAAGTATCGACACCAAAATAGAAGAAACAGAGAGTGCAATTTCGAGGCGccacatcagcagcagcagttgaaGAAACCTCGCTTTTTTGACCGTTCAAATGTCCAACAATATTGA
- the LOC129739180 gene encoding TAR DNA-binding protein 43-like isoform X2, which yields MDGEHATDSIPGGVLVVEEEGEEAVELPLEDDGTLSLSTLQAQFYGACGLKYRNPENKAIRGVRLNDNKFHPFSPDAGWGHHIYICVFPKENKRKSDDKLENSTPKTKRIENRNRTTTDLIVLGLPWKTTEEGLREYFDAFGDLLVVQIKKDPKTGQSKGYGFIRFAKFESQMKALSKRHLIDGRWCDVKVPSSKDQMQHQMPSKIFLGRVTEDMTADDIREYFSKYGEVTDVFIPKPFRAFAFVTFIDPHVAQSLCGEDHLIKGASVYVSTASPRPEHNRNQQKNQMGGGNFSNYDERGRGGGSSGSDYGGPQSHSGMNNYHHGGGGGGYNNLPQNQPIWNYSEYSQQNRQNNSNIDSMPNLQALGLNSSGPGPNGGGQGNAGLHGGHHGSGIGGGNHLSGGGAAGGAGGGGGSGAPGVIGNHGPAGGNMNLNQMPINPAIIAAALSQWSLIGNQMHNNPQGSGGPGGPGAPGQGGNAAGPGNPAGPGSGGPGAGQEYLPWNGSGNGNAAAGGPAGRGEQNRQ from the coding sequence ATGGATGGCGAGCATGCAACCGATTCCATCCCCGGCGGAGTGCTGGTGGTCGAGGAGGAAGGAGAGGAAGCGGTCGAGCTGCCACTAGAGGACGATGGCACTCTGTCGCTGTCGACGCTGCAGGCCCAGTTCTACGGGGCCTGCGGGCTCAAGTACCGCAATCCGGAGAACAAAGCCATCCGGGGGGTGCGGCTGAACGATAACAAGTTTCACCCTTTCTCGCCGGATGCAGGCTGGGGACATCACATTTATATTTGCGTTTTCCCCAAGGAAAACAAGCGCAAGAGCGACGACAAGCTGGAAAATTCGACGCCCAAGACCAAGAGGATTGAGAATAGGAATAGGACCACAACGGATTTGATTGTACTTGGATTGCCAtggaagacgaccgaagagggATTAAGAGAATATTTTGACGCATTTGGAGATCTATTGGTGGTGCAGATAAAGAAAGACCCGAAGACGGGACAATCCAAGGGGTATGGTTTCATTCGTTTCGCCAAATTTGAGTCGCAGATGAAGGCTTTGTCTAAGCGTCATTTGATTGATGGACGTTGGTGCGATGTGAAGGTTCCGAGCAGCAAGGATCAGATGCAGCACCAGATGCCGAGTAAGATATTTTTGGGTCGAGTAACGGAAGACATGACGGCGGATGATATCCGTGAATACTTTAGCAAGTATGGTGAGGTCACAGATGTGTTTATTCCGAAACCATTCCGAGCATTTGCGTTCGTAACATTTATTGATCCGCATGTGGCGCAAAGCTTGTGTGGAGAAGATCACCTGATAAAGGGGGCTTCGGTGTACGTTTCGACGGCATCACCTCGGCCGGAACACAATCGGAACCAGCAGAAGAATCAGATGGGTGGAGGAAACTTCTCGAACTACGATGAACGAGGACGAGGTGGCGGTTCCTCGGGATCGGATTATGGTGGTCCCCAGTCGCATTCGGGCATGAATAATTACCATCACGGTGGAGGTGGTGGAGGGTATAACAATCTTCCCCAGAACCAGCCAATTTGGAATTACAGTGAATACTCGCAACAAAATCGACAGAACAACAGCAACATAGATAGTATGCCGAATTTGCAGGCTTTGGGTTTGAACTCGAGCGGTCCTGGTCCTAATGGTGGAGGCCAAGGAAATGCAGGCCTTCACGGGGGTCATCATGGTAGCGGCATCGGTGGTGGCAACCATCTGAGTGGTGGTGGCGCTGCTGGAGGAGCAGGTGGTGGAGGTGGAAGTGGTGCCCCAGGGGTCATCGGAAATCATGGCCCAGCGGGTGGGAACATGAACCTGAACCAGATGCCGATCAATCCGGCTATCATCGCAGCGGCTCTGAGCCAGTGGAGTCTGATCGGTAATCAGATGCACAATAACCCACAGGGATCGGGTGGGCCAGGCGGTCCGGGAGCTCCCGGTCAAGGTGGCAACGCCGCTGGTCCAGGCAATCCCGCGGGTCCTGGCTCGGGTGGTCCTGGAGCCGGACAGGAGTATTTGCCGTGGAACGGGTCAGGTAATGGAAATGCGGCAGCAGGTGGTCCTGCTGGCAGAGGAGAACAGAACCGGCAATAG